From the genome of Bacteroidota bacterium:
GTATATTGCATTTTCGAGTCTTGCCATTGCATTCTTCGGATCGCTTGTGTGGGCGCATCATATGTTTACGGCAGGCATGAGCGATACGGCACAATTTGTATTTTCGTTTATCACGTTTGTTCTTTCTATTCCAAGTGCGATTAAAGTATTCAATTGGGTTTCAACAATGTATAAAGGATCGATTAAGGCGGATCCTCCATTCCTGTATGTGATGTCGTTTATCGTTCAATTTTCCATTGGTGGTTTCACGGGATTGATGCTTGGCGCATTGTCTGTGAATATTCATTTGCAGGATACATCGTTCGTTGTAGCTCATTTCCATTATGTGATGTTTGGCGGAACGGGATTTGGAATTTTTGCTGCAATGCATTATTGGCTGCCAAAGATGTTCGGCAGGATGTACAATCTTAAAGTGGCTACTTGGGCTTGGGCTATTGTGACAATTGGTTACAATGCATTGTATATGCCGATGTTCATTATGGGATATCTTGGAATGCCGCGCCGGTATTATGATTACCTGCCTGAATTTCAGCCGTATCACGTGGCATCAACAATCGGTTCATGGATTCTGATTATCGGTCTCATTATCATGTTCACAAATCTATGGGTTGGTATGCGCAGGGGAGCAAAAGCGCCGATGAATCCTTGGGGTGGAGAAACATTGGAATGGAAAGTCCAGACGCCGCCCATTCTGGAAAATTTCCACGACGTTCCGGACGTTTACGCCGGACCGTACGATTATTCAAAGTATGAGGCAAAAAAGGAGGCAACGAAGTGAGTTCTACAGATCACGCTGCCGTTCATCACGTGCATAGAGACGATTACGGATCACGAATGGGAATGTGGCTTTTCCTGTTTACAGAATTGATCCTGTTCGGTGGTCTCTTTATTATCTATGCCGTTTATCGGTTTATGCATCAGCAGGAATTCCATATTGCTGCGCAAGAATTAAACACAACAATCGGTTTGATTAACACCATTGCATTATTGACCAGCAGTATGACAGCCGCAATGTCCATCACGGCGATTCAAAAAGGAAATATCCGTTTTTCGAAATCGTTGATCTGGGTGACAATCGGTTTTGCCTTTGTCTTTATGGTGAACAAATATTTCGAATGGGGAGCAAAGATCCATCATGGAATTTATCCCGGTTCAAAAGATCTTCTGAGTAAACCGGATGGCGAAATTCTCTATTTCGGTCTGTATTACGTGATGACAGGATTGCATACATTCCACGTTATTGTCGGAGTGATTTTCTTCCTATTCATTCTGCGGCAGATTGGTCAGCAAAAAATTACACCGACAAAGTATGTGCGATTAGAAAACTCCGCATTGTACTGGCACTTGGTTGATCTGATTTGGATCTTCCTTTTCCCATTATTCTATTTGATACACTAAAGGCTGAGCAATGAGCGAACATCAACACGAAGAATCGCATGTTATTGAGTACGGCAATTATATCTTTATCTGGCTGGGATTGCTGGCATTCACCGGTATTACCGTTACCGTTTCCGGAATTAATCTTGGCAACTGGACGATTGTGATTGCCTTGTTTATTGCATGTGTTAAATCCTGGTATGTTTTGAACTACTTCATGCATATGAAGTATGAGGACAAAGTGTTTAAGATTTTCATAGTTACGGCAATATTGACTTTTATTATTTTCCTGGGATTCACCTTCTGGGATTATTCTTTTGTGAGGTAAGTGAATGTTCACGTCGGCGTCAAATTTTACTGATAATGTAGATGCGGTATTTTTGTATATCACAGCGTTGTCATTAATCGTCCTGGTCGGGATTACGGTTGCGATGGTCTATTTTGTTTTCCGTTACAGTAGAAAACGGAATCCCGTTCCGACTCATGTGGAAGAGAATTTAACACTGGAAATTCTTTGGACAACAATTCCGTTGATATTGTTCCTGAGTATGTTCTATTTCGGGTGGGTTGGGTACAAAGATATGCGTGCGATCCCTGAAGATGCCATGAAAATGAAAGTAACAGCTCGTATGTGGCAATGGAGCTTTGAATATCCGAACGGTTTGAAGACTGATACGTTGTATGTGCCAACCGGCAAAGCGGTCAAAATCGATTTAATCTCCACTGATGTGAACCATGCATTTTTTATTCCTGCATTCCGTATTAAAAAAGATGTTTATGCAAATAAGAAGAACGATATCTGGTTCCGGTCAGAGAAACTTGGGCGGTATGATATTGCTTGCGCAGAATATTGCGGCTTGCAACATTCCGGAATGTATTCCGCTGTCTATATTATGGAACAATCGGCATTCGACAAATGGTACAAAGATACATCGGTAAAAGCTGGACTGCAGCCGACGCTTGTCGCTCAGGTCAAACAATAGACGAAACAACAATTTAATCTTTGGTTAAACGACAATGGATTTTCTGAAACAGATCGCATTACCGCAATCGGAAGCACAGATTGGCGTTCTTCATTTTGTGATGAACGTTATCTACATTCTGCTGCTCCCGTTCATTAGTTACTTGTTCGGTGCTCTTGTCCTTTCTTTATACCACAATCGCAAAGGAGGAAAGGCTAATAATCCGAATTCGATCCAGTTCTCAAAAGATGTCATAGATCATATCCTTCCCAATAAAACCATTTTGGTCTTGTTTGGCATTGTACCGTTTATGTCGTTGACGTTTGCATACGCACAGTTACTGCAGGGTTCTTCGGCAATTAGTGTGAGCATATTAACGTGGGGAATGTTGTTATTTGCTGCGGCAGCAGCGTTTGCATCTTCTTATCATTCGGCGTTGAAATTGGGCGGAATGCTCGATGCTGTATCACAGAAGAATGAAGAAATTGAATCGTTTCAATCTCACATGGTTGAAACACGAAAAACTTCCGGAAAATATGCGTTAATCTTCCTCTCCGCGGCAGTGTATTTCTTATTCGCTGGGATTTCGCTTGCGGCAAATCCTAATCACTGGCAGTCTGTTTCGAATATGATTGAACTGATGTTCTCACTAGATGTGCTTGTGAAGATTGTTCAATTTATTCTTCTATCGTTGACCATTACATCGCTCGGCACTTTATTTTTTACATTTTCTTGGCAGGGAGGGAAGAAACATCTTTCTGCTGACTATGCGGAACACGTAAAAAAAATCACGTTGCCGCTTGGTTTGCTCTCGCTTCTTGCACAGCCGGTGTTTGTTGTGCTTACGGTGGTGTTAACTCCGGTGTCCGCTCTTGGTGGGTTGGTTTTTCTCTCGGCATTTCTTGTGATATTTTTTGTGTTCCTTACCAGCCATTTTGTTTATGGTATGATGAAGGATTTTAAAATCGGTCACGCAGGAAATGCATTCTATGTCTTCGTGTTTGCAATCGTTTTTATGATCGTGCAAACGACCTCATCACTTTCGAATTCTACGCAACAACATTCTGCGTTGTTGGCGCATCAATACACGCTCTACCACGAAGAACTGCTCGCAAAATTGGGGATCAACCTTTCGTCAGTTACCGGAGAAGATATCTTTAATGCAAAATGTTCTGCATGTCATGAGTTTGGTGCAAAAAAGGTTGGGCCGGCGTATAAAGAGGTATTACCGAAATATGAAAATGACAGAACAAAATTATTATCGTTTGTCTTGAACCCGCAAAAAATTAATCCGGCGTTTCCTCCAATGCCGAATCAAGGTTTGAAACCTGCTGAAGCAGATTCAATCGCCGCCTATATTATGACGATGTATAAACAAGCAAAATAATATGGTCGTAGAAAATATTTTGAAATTGCTCTGCCTCTGAAAACATCAGAGGCTTTTTTATTTTGAATAAGACAAAAAGGTGCGATATGAAAAAAATATTCATTATCTCAGTTGTTTCATTGTTACTTGTGGTGTCAGCAATTTCCGGTGTGAAAAAGAAATATGGCAAGGAGATTACATTAAAAGAGTCGACGAAAATATCCGAAATTGTGGCTCATCCGGAAAAATTTGATGGCAAACGGGTGTTGATTACTGGACCGATTGTGGATGTATGCAAAGAACGCGGTTGCTGGATTAAGATCGGCAGCGATAAAGAATTCGAATCGATCCGTTTCAAAGTAGAAGATGGTGTGATCTTTTTTCCGCTTGAGATCAAAGGGAAGAGCGCCTCGGCTGAAGGTATTGTTTCCGTCAAGACATATTCTGTAGAGGAATTGATTAAAAGCGGTGAGGAGCATGCAAAAAAGGAGGGGACAACATTTGATCCTTCAACCGTGAAGGAACCAAAGGTTGTGCTTCAAATTAAAGGCGAAGGCGCACAGGTCGAGGTGAAATGAAGCGATTCTCATGGAGGCGAGTGAATATCGTTCTCCACCGTGATATAGGTTATTTTAGCGTTGCATTAGTGATTGTGTATGGAGTTTCCGGTTTGGCGGTAAATCATATCGCTGATTGGAATCCGAACTATATTCAGCAAAAAGAAATTGTATCGATTGAGCCGATCGTATCCGAAGAGAAGGATACGATTGTAGCTCTCGCAATCAAACGATTACAGTTATCCGCACCTCCCGAAAATTATTTCCGTCCTGACCCGGAAACGGCTCAATTATTTTATTCCGGAAAAACTTATTCCATAGATCTTCCAACAGGCACTGTTCTCATCGAAGAGACCCGAAGAAGAATGGTTCTCTTTGAAATGAACCAACTGCATCTGAATGCTCCCAAAGGAATATGGACGTATATTGCCGATTTTTTTGCATTAAGCCTCATTTTTATGGGTATTTCAGGTCTTTTTATTCTTAAAGGAAAGACCGGGCTTTGGGGAAGAGGGAAATGGTTTGTTTTGGCAGGAACAGCTCTTCCTCTCGGATATTGGATCTGGTTTCAATATCTACAATAAAAAATCTTCGGTACTGTTTTTCCTAGACCGATAATTCAAGGAACTTTTAAGAAGCGTTACGGCGTTAACATTTGTGAACGCAATTAGTATTTATGTATAAATATCGGAGAAAATGAATATGAACACGATGAAAACATTCTTTTTAATGGGTGTTCTCACCGTACTCTTTGTGATGATCGGTGGAGCGCTTGGCGGACAGAGCGGAATGACATTTGCATTTATCATAGCTGGTGCAATGAACTTTGTATCGTATTGGTGGAGCGATAAGATTGTCCTAAAAATGTATGGTGCAAAGGAACTGATGCAGAACGATTCACCGGAACTCTTCAGTATGACACAGGAGTTGACGATGAGAGCTAATCTCCCTATGCCAAAATTGTATATGATAGAAGGAGATCAGCCTAATGCATTTGCGACAGGCCGCGATCCTCAGCATGCAGCGGTGGCAGTGACCAAAGGAATTACACAATTGCTTTCGCGTGATGAATTGCGCGGTGTTATTTCTCATGAACTAGCGCATATCAAGAACCGTGACATCCTTATTGGAACAGTTGCCGCGACATTTGCCGGAGCAATTAGTTATCTGGCAAACATGGCCCAATGGGCGATGATTTTTGGCGGCAGAAGTTCGGACGATGATGAAGGGGGAAGTCCCGTAACGGGAATATTGATGATGATTCTTGCACCAATTGCTGCAATGCTTGTGCAAATGGCCATCTCTCGATCAAGGGAATTTCTTGCAGATGAGACCGGAGCTCAGATGTCGGGTAACCCACTCCCATTGGCAAACGCACTTCGCAAATTGCATGCGGGAGCCGCACAGATACCAATGCATGCGACTCCGGCAACGGCACACATGTTTATTGTTAATCCGTTAACGGGAGGTGCGTTCATGAATTTATTCAGCACACACCCGCCGATGGAAGAACGTATTGCGCGACTAGAGGCAATGGTCTACGGAAACGTAATTCGATAGTTAAATATTTTATTCAGAGTGATCGAACCTTGTCAAGGTTTTTCAAATGTTCAATATTCCTTGGCAGGGTTTATTATTTTTATGATAGGAGTGTATGGAACAATCGACTTTAATGTGGGTTCTCTTTAACGGATTTGTGCTTGCAATGCTTACGCTTGATCTTGGTGTGTTTCATAAAAAGGCGCACGAAGTAAAAATGAAAGAGGCACTAACCTGGAGCGCAGTCTGGATTGCATGTGCATTGATCTTCAATACACTGATTTATTATTATTGGGATTGGATGGCTCCGGGAAGTGAGTATGCTAATAAGGATGCTGCATTGGCATTTTTAACCGGTTATCTCATTGAAAAATCTCTAAGCGTTGATAATGTTTTCGTTTTTTTGATGATCTTTACCTATTTCCAAGTGCCGAGATTATACCAACATAAGGTATTATTTTGGGGAATCCTCGGTGCATTGCTTATGAGAGCGATGTTCATCTTTGCCGGAGTGTCGTTAATTACATCATTCCACTGGATGATCTACCTGTTTGGTGCATTGTTGATCTTTACCGGTATCAATATGGCATTACAAAAAGATAAAAAACTTCAACCGGAAAAAAATCCTGTGATTCGATTATTTAAAAAATGGTTTCCGGTAACGAATGAATATCACGGAGACAAGTTTTTTGCTAGGATCAATAAACGGAATGTTGCAACGCCAATGTTTATTGTATTGTTGGTGATTGAAACAACCGATGTAATCTTTGCTGTCGATTCAATTCCGGCTATTCTGGCAATTACGAATAATCCTTTCATCGTTTATACATCCAATGTGTTTGCCATCCTCGGACTTCGCGCGTTATATTTTGCGCTCGCTGGGATTATGGGTTTGTTCCATTATCTTCATTATGGATTGTCCGTTATTTTGGTTTTTGTTGGTGGGAAAATGATGTTAGTGGACTTTATCAAGATACCGGTTGAAATGTCGTTACTTGTAGTTTTGGCAATTCTTATCATTTCAGTAATCATTTCTAAGTTGTATCCCCCCAAAGTTAAAGTAGTCTAATCATAAAATGGGAAAATACTCAAAAAGGGAGCGTAAAAACTCCCTTTTTTGTTGGGTACATATCAATTGACATTTGAATGACAATTCCGTATAATTGCATAAGTTTCAATAGGTTACAAAGATTACTTTTAGAAAAAATATGAGTAAAACCGCTAAATGGCTGATTGGGATCTTTGCAGTGTTGGCGATTTTCTTTTTTTTCATCGTCGTTTCCTTTATGATGTTGTTTAACGACTCTGATACAGAAGATGTCTCATCCGGATCGGCAGGTACTATTGCTGTAGTAGAATTGAACGAGGAGATTGTTTCTTCACAGCATATTGTACAACAATTAAAGCGATATAGAGAAAATACCGCGGTTCGTGCGATTGTGTTGCGTGTCGATTCTCCCGGGGGTGGCGTTGCTGCAAGTCAGGAAATTTACGAAGAAGTCAAAAAGACAAGAGAATATGGAAAACCGATTGTGGTTTCCATGGGAGCAGTTGCTGCGAGCGGAGGTTATTACATTGCAGTGGGCGCCAGCAGAATCGTTGCAAATCCCGGTTCCATCACCGGAAGTATTGGTGTGATCTCTCAATTTATGCATGTTAATGCATTGCTGGAAAAAATTGGAGTAACATCCACAACTATTAAGAGCGGTAAATTAAAAGATGCCGGCTCTCCGTTCAGAACACCGAATGAAGAGGATAAAAAATATTTTCAGGAAATGATCGATGATATTTATGATCAGTTTGTTTCCACTGTTGCAAAAGAACGCAAATTAGAGAAATCGCTCGTAAAAAAATATGCCGACGGTCGTGTGTTTACGGGACGGAAAGCATATGAATTACGATTGATCGATACACTCGGTACATATCAGGATGCCATTAAAATTGCAGCACAAATGGCGGAAATCTACGGGACACCGAGAGTGATTAAAGAACGAAAACGAGAAAAACTTTCGGATATGATCTTCGGTGAAGTTCGATCCGAGTTAACAGAACTGAAAAACGAATTGCTCAACCAGCCGATCGTTCAATATCGGTACCATCTTCCACAATAGAGGAGAGTCGCCGTGACGAAAGCAGATATCGTAGATGTAATAGCATCAGGAACCGGGCTTACGAAAGTTGAAACTGAGGCAGTCGTCGATGGATTCATTCAGACCGTCATCGCTTCGCTGCGTGATGGAAAGAATATTGAGATCCGCGGGTTTGGGAGTTTTAAGGTGAAGAAACGAAAAGGGAGAATGGCGAGAAATCCTCGGACCGGCGAACAAGTGCCTGTTCAGGATCATTATGTTCCGATCTTCAAAGTTTCAAAAGAATTGAAATCTGTGGTGAATGAAAATTTAATGAAAACGCTGGGGTAAGCTCTGACAAAACAAGATTCTTATACAATCGTCTGCTCATCATGCGGCGTGGTTAATCCTTCTTCGAACTCGGTTTGTTTGGCATGTGGAATTACTCTTTTAGTAGAACAGCAATTGCCTCTTGCATCTCCAATTGATACAAAACAATCGAAAGCAAAGCGTTCGCAAACTCCGCCATGGTTATCGGCGGTGCTAATAGCATTTGGCATTTATGCACTTGTTGTCATTGTCTATGAAATTCAACAACTGCCGTCAGGTTCGGTACAGAAAAACCAGCAGCAGGAAGCACATAATCATACCGATCCTGCAGCGATCGAAACGATAGCGCAGTTAGAGAAGCAAGTGACCGCAAATCCTGCGAGTGCTGATTTGTCATTGCAACTAGCAAATGCACTCCATGATGCAAAATTTTACCCTCGCGCAATTGAGACATACAAATCCTATTTAAAACTGGAACCGGACAATTTCGATGCGAGAGTCGACCTTGGAATCTGTTATTTTGAAATGGGAAATTTCGAACAAGCAGTGAAGGAAATTGAATCGGTAATTACCAAGCAGCCAAAGCATCAAATGGCCATGTTTAACATGGGTATTTTCCAATTAAGCAACCAAAACATTGCAGAAGCAAAAAAATGGCTGAAACGGTGTGTAGATCTTGATCCACAATCAACGGCTGGGCTGCGAGCCCAACAAATCCTTCAACAACATTAACCACGAAAGGAGGTTGGTATGCCAAGCGGTAAAAAACGCAAACGACATAAAATGGCGACCCACAAACGCAAGAAACGTCTTCGAAAAATGCGTCATAAGAAGAGAATTCGTTAGAACCAATGCGCAGGGAACGGAGAAAATCCTTTCCCTGCGTGTTGCTTTTTCTTGATTTTTTTTTCACTTTGAATGAAGTAGTTTAACTCTCAATAACAGAATTGTACACGTGAGGAAGTTATGGCAAACAATGAAGAAGATTCAAAAACCGGATTTCTGATTGGTTTCCTTGCCGGTGCCGTCGTTGGCGGTATTGTGGCATTATTATATGCGCCCAAACCGGGAAAAGAACTTCGCGCTGATATCAAAAACAAAGCTGGCGAAGCAATGGATAGCGCTGAAGAATACGTCAGTGCCGCCAAAAATAAGGCAGTGGATATTATCAACGAAGGAAAGAAAAAATCCGAGGTGTTGATTACAGAAGCAAAAAAACGGGCAGAGTCATTGCTTGGCGACGCAGAAAAAATCCTGACGGACGCACGAAGCAAAGGACATACATCCGAAAAAAATAAAAATTAATCGAGGGAGCTCGCCGTGGAAACATTCTTAACGATCGCGCAAATTATTGTGCTCTTACTGCTCTCCGGTGTAGCAATTTATGCGATCATCGTGTTGATGCGATTGCGTGACCTTCTCACAACAATTGATGCGAACGTAAAACAGGTAGCAACTCGAGCTTTACCCACATTGGAAAATTTGCAAGCAATCACCGGAAAGATCCGTGTGATCGTCGAAAATTTTGATGAACAGATTGCCATGTTGAAAAGCTCGGTCGATACATTAAAAGGTGTCGCCGATAATATTGCCGCGTTTGAACGCCGCGTTCAAGATGCCATCGAATCCCCGATTATGGAAGTGATGAATACTGTCGGTGGAGTTATTAGAGGTTTTACATCATTTTTTAATCGTGCCGTGGGGGGAAGATCTTCTCGTAACGAAGATTAATCGGTTAAAGAATCATTTCAAACGTCCCCTGTTTATCATCGTCTGCTTGCGATGACTCCTCTTCATTACCAGCATACGAGTAAAAGGAGTATACTGTGAGTCAAAATAACAATCAGAGAGAATATACCTCTCAACAGATCCGGACCATCGCCCTTATTGGGCACGGCGGCTCCGGGAAAACGACATTTTCCGAAGCCGCGCTTTTCTCCACCGGAATAACAAATCGTCAGGGTAGGATTGAAGATGGAAACACGGTTTCAGATTATCACCCTGACGAAATAGAACGAAAAATCTCCATCAACTCATCTCTCCTCACTACCGACGTCAATAACATCAAGATCAACATCCTCGACACTCCCGGATATACCGACTTTACTGGAGAAGTGAAAGCATCGTTACGAGTGTGCGATTCAGCTGTTACATTTGTCCGTGCGTTTGAAGGGGTGGAAGTGGGAACGGAATTGGTATGGGAATATGTGAAGGAATATAAGTTGCCGTCCTTATTCGTTATTAATAAAATTGACGGCGACAATTCCAATTTTGA
Proteins encoded in this window:
- the sppA gene encoding signal peptide peptidase SppA, coding for MSKTAKWLIGIFAVLAIFFFFIVVSFMMLFNDSDTEDVSSGSAGTIAVVELNEEIVSSQHIVQQLKRYRENTAVRAIVLRVDSPGGGVAASQEIYEEVKKTREYGKPIVVSMGAVAASGGYYIAVGASRIVANPGSITGSIGVISQFMHVNALLEKIGVTSTTIKSGKLKDAGSPFRTPNEEDKKYFQEMIDDIYDQFVSTVAKERKLEKSLVKKYADGRVFTGRKAYELRLIDTLGTYQDAIKIAAQMAEIYGTPRVIKERKREKLSDMIFGEVRSELTELKNELLNQPIVQYRYHLPQ
- a CDS encoding YtxH domain-containing protein, which translates into the protein MANNEEDSKTGFLIGFLAGAVVGGIVALLYAPKPGKELRADIKNKAGEAMDSAEEYVSAAKNKAVDIINEGKKKSEVLITEAKKRAESLLGDAEKILTDARSKGHTSEKNKN
- the htpX gene encoding zinc metalloprotease HtpX, producing the protein MNTMKTFFLMGVLTVLFVMIGGALGGQSGMTFAFIIAGAMNFVSYWWSDKIVLKMYGAKELMQNDSPELFSMTQELTMRANLPMPKLYMIEGDQPNAFATGRDPQHAAVAVTKGITQLLSRDELRGVISHELAHIKNRDILIGTVAATFAGAISYLANMAQWAMIFGGRSSDDDEGGSPVTGILMMILAPIAAMLVQMAISRSREFLADETGAQMSGNPLPLANALRKLHAGAAQIPMHATPATAHMFIVNPLTGGAFMNLFSTHPPMEERIARLEAMVYGNVIR
- a CDS encoding cytochrome c; its protein translation is MDFLKQIALPQSEAQIGVLHFVMNVIYILLLPFISYLFGALVLSLYHNRKGGKANNPNSIQFSKDVIDHILPNKTILVLFGIVPFMSLTFAYAQLLQGSSAISVSILTWGMLLFAAAAAFASSYHSALKLGGMLDAVSQKNEEIESFQSHMVETRKTSGKYALIFLSAAVYFLFAGISLAANPNHWQSVSNMIELMFSLDVLVKIVQFILLSLTITSLGTLFFTFSWQGGKKHLSADYAEHVKKITLPLGLLSLLAQPVFVVLTVVLTPVSALGGLVFLSAFLVIFFVFLTSHFVYGMMKDFKIGHAGNAFYVFVFAIVFMIVQTTSSLSNSTQQHSALLAHQYTLYHEELLAKLGINLSSVTGEDIFNAKCSACHEFGAKKVGPAYKEVLPKYENDRTKLLSFVLNPQKINPAFPPMPNQGLKPAEADSIAAYIMTMYKQAK
- a CDS encoding DUF4920 domain-containing protein, coding for MKKIFIISVVSLLLVVSAISGVKKKYGKEITLKESTKISEIVAHPEKFDGKRVLITGPIVDVCKERGCWIKIGSDKEFESIRFKVEDGVIFFPLEIKGKSASAEGIVSVKTYSVEELIKSGEEHAKKEGTTFDPSTVKEPKVVLQIKGEGAQVEVK
- a CDS encoding cytochrome c oxidase subunit 3 family protein — protein: MSSTDHAAVHHVHRDDYGSRMGMWLFLFTELILFGGLFIIYAVYRFMHQQEFHIAAQELNTTIGLINTIALLTSSMTAAMSITAIQKGNIRFSKSLIWVTIGFAFVFMVNKYFEWGAKIHHGIYPGSKDLLSKPDGEILYFGLYYVMTGLHTFHVIVGVIFFLFILRQIGQQKITPTKYVRLENSALYWHLVDLIWIFLFPLFYLIH
- a CDS encoding cytochrome C oxidase subunit IV family protein encodes the protein MSEHQHEESHVIEYGNYIFIWLGLLAFTGITVTVSGINLGNWTIVIALFIACVKSWYVLNYFMHMKYEDKVFKIFIVTAILTFIIFLGFTFWDYSFVR
- the coxB gene encoding cytochrome c oxidase subunit II, which gives rise to MFTSASNFTDNVDAVFLYITALSLIVLVGITVAMVYFVFRYSRKRNPVPTHVEENLTLEILWTTIPLILFLSMFYFGWVGYKDMRAIPEDAMKMKVTARMWQWSFEYPNGLKTDTLYVPTGKAVKIDLISTDVNHAFFIPAFRIKKDVYANKKNDIWFRSEKLGRYDIACAEYCGLQHSGMYSAVYIMEQSAFDKWYKDTSVKAGLQPTLVAQVKQ
- a CDS encoding tetratricopeptide repeat protein, coding for MACGITLLVEQQLPLASPIDTKQSKAKRSQTPPWLSAVLIAFGIYALVVIVYEIQQLPSGSVQKNQQQEAHNHTDPAAIETIAQLEKQVTANPASADLSLQLANALHDAKFYPRAIETYKSYLKLEPDNFDARVDLGICYFEMGNFEQAVKEIESVITKQPKHQMAMFNMGIFQLSNQNIAEAKKWLKRCVDLDPQSTAGLRAQQILQQH
- a CDS encoding PepSY-associated TM helix domain-containing protein: MKRFSWRRVNIVLHRDIGYFSVALVIVYGVSGLAVNHIADWNPNYIQQKEIVSIEPIVSEEKDTIVALAIKRLQLSAPPENYFRPDPETAQLFYSGKTYSIDLPTGTVLIEETRRRMVLFEMNQLHLNAPKGIWTYIADFFALSLIFMGISGLFILKGKTGLWGRGKWFVLAGTALPLGYWIWFQYLQ
- a CDS encoding HU family DNA-binding protein; the protein is MTKADIVDVIASGTGLTKVETEAVVDGFIQTVIASLRDGKNIEIRGFGSFKVKKRKGRMARNPRTGEQVPVQDHYVPIFKVSKELKSVVNENLMKTLG
- a CDS encoding TerC family protein, which encodes MEQSTLMWVLFNGFVLAMLTLDLGVFHKKAHEVKMKEALTWSAVWIACALIFNTLIYYYWDWMAPGSEYANKDAALAFLTGYLIEKSLSVDNVFVFLMIFTYFQVPRLYQHKVLFWGILGALLMRAMFIFAGVSLITSFHWMIYLFGALLIFTGINMALQKDKKLQPEKNPVIRLFKKWFPVTNEYHGDKFFARINKRNVATPMFIVLLVIETTDVIFAVDSIPAILAITNNPFIVYTSNVFAILGLRALYFALAGIMGLFHYLHYGLSVILVFVGGKMMLVDFIKIPVEMSLLVVLAILIISVIISKLYPPKVKVV